From the genome of Candidatus Palauibacter scopulicola, one region includes:
- a CDS encoding bifunctional salicylyl-CoA 5-hydroxylase/oxidoreductase, with protein MRIVCVGGGPAGLYFAILMKRADPAHDVIVLERNRPGDTYGFGVVFSDATLEELAAADRDSYEAIVRSFHHWDDIDIHYLGHRLTSTGHGFSGLARTALLEILESRARELGVDLQCGVEVESEEAYAGADLVLAADGVNSRMRDRYAAAFGPLVDLRPNRFVWLGTTKPFPAFTFHFRETEHGLWRVHAYQYRPDSVGGDPVSTFIVEATEATWRAAGMDAASEEETVAFLEDTFREELDSHRLVANRSIWRGFPTVRNRSWRHGHIVLVGDAAHSAHFSIGSGTRLAMIDAISLHESLLAHDLDVAPALEAYETARRPEVESAQRAAQASLEWFEGTERFLETEPLQFAFNLITRSLRITHSNLALRDPEFTARVDRWFAERAAADAVAADTAAATAGAPPAGVGRGPAPPPLLAPFRLRELELKNRVVVSAMCQYSAEGGTPDDWHLVNLGSRAIGGAGLVMSEMTDVSREGRISLGCTGMYAPVHVGAWKRIVDFVHRHSDAAIGLQLGHAGRKASTHLSWEGDNEPLDEGGWPIMAASPVPWFEHSPVPREMTRRDMDRVTAEFRRAAKMSEEAGFDLLEIHFAHGYLLASFISPLTNLREDEYGGDVDGRLRFPLEVLAAVRSAWPPEKPISVRISAVDWAEGGMTADGAVEVAHRLKEAGVDIIDVSAGQTVPWQEPVYGRQYQTPFSDRIRHEVGIATMAVGNISSFMDVNTILAAGRADLCCLARAHLWDPYWTRHAAYASGAPIPWPPQYSSLDGYTPRFEWGY; from the coding sequence CTGAGGATCGTCTGCGTCGGAGGCGGGCCGGCCGGCCTGTACTTCGCGATCCTGATGAAGCGCGCGGATCCGGCGCACGATGTCATCGTCCTCGAACGCAACCGCCCCGGCGACACCTACGGCTTCGGCGTCGTGTTCTCCGACGCCACGCTGGAGGAACTCGCCGCCGCGGACCGCGACAGTTACGAGGCGATCGTGCGGTCCTTCCACCACTGGGACGACATCGACATCCACTACCTGGGCCACCGGCTCACGTCGACCGGACACGGGTTCAGCGGCCTCGCCCGCACCGCCCTCCTCGAGATCCTGGAGTCGCGGGCGCGCGAACTCGGCGTCGATCTTCAGTGCGGCGTGGAAGTCGAGTCGGAGGAAGCGTACGCCGGCGCCGATCTCGTGCTCGCCGCCGATGGAGTGAACAGCCGCATGCGGGACCGATACGCCGCCGCCTTCGGCCCCCTCGTCGATCTCCGTCCGAACCGGTTCGTGTGGCTCGGCACGACGAAGCCCTTCCCCGCCTTCACCTTCCATTTCCGGGAGACCGAACACGGCCTGTGGCGCGTACACGCGTATCAGTACAGGCCCGACAGCGTCGGCGGCGATCCCGTCTCCACCTTCATCGTCGAGGCGACCGAGGCGACGTGGCGCGCCGCCGGGATGGACGCCGCCTCCGAGGAGGAGACCGTCGCTTTCCTCGAGGACACGTTTCGTGAGGAACTCGATTCCCATCGCCTCGTCGCGAACCGCTCGATCTGGCGGGGCTTCCCGACCGTCCGGAACCGATCGTGGCGCCACGGCCACATCGTGCTCGTCGGCGACGCCGCGCACTCGGCCCACTTCTCCATCGGGTCCGGCACCCGGCTGGCGATGATCGACGCGATTTCCCTTCACGAGTCGCTGCTCGCCCACGATCTCGATGTGGCGCCCGCGCTGGAGGCCTACGAGACGGCCCGCCGGCCGGAGGTCGAGAGCGCGCAGAGGGCGGCGCAGGCGAGTCTCGAATGGTTCGAGGGCACCGAGCGTTTCCTGGAGACGGAACCCCTGCAGTTCGCCTTCAACCTCATCACGCGCAGCCTCCGCATCACCCACTCCAACCTCGCCCTGCGCGACCCGGAGTTCACCGCGCGCGTCGACCGCTGGTTCGCGGAGCGGGCGGCGGCGGACGCAGTGGCGGCCGACACAGCGGCGGCGACCGCAGGCGCTCCCCCCGCGGGCGTCGGGCGCGGCCCGGCCCCTCCCCCCCTCCTCGCCCCATTCCGGCTCCGGGAGCTTGAACTGAAGAACCGGGTCGTCGTCTCGGCCATGTGCCAGTACTCCGCGGAGGGCGGGACGCCGGACGACTGGCACCTCGTGAATCTGGGCAGCCGGGCGATCGGGGGAGCCGGACTCGTGATGTCGGAGATGACGGACGTGAGCCGGGAGGGCCGCATCTCGTTGGGCTGCACGGGAATGTACGCTCCCGTGCATGTGGGCGCCTGGAAGCGGATTGTCGACTTCGTGCACCGCCATTCGGACGCGGCGATCGGGCTGCAGCTCGGCCACGCGGGCCGGAAGGCGTCCACCCACCTGTCCTGGGAGGGCGACAACGAACCTCTCGATGAGGGCGGCTGGCCGATCATGGCCGCCTCCCCCGTGCCCTGGTTCGAACACAGCCCGGTGCCGCGCGAGATGACGCGGCGGGACATGGATCGGGTGACCGCCGAGTTCCGCCGCGCAGCGAAAATGTCGGAGGAGGCCGGGTTCGACCTGCTGGAGATCCACTTCGCGCACGGCTACCTGCTGGCCAGCTTCATCTCCCCTCTCACGAACCTCCGTGAGGACGAGTACGGAGGAGACGTGGACGGGCGGCTTCGTTTCCCGCTCGAGGTCCTCGCGGCGGTGCGATCCGCGTGGCCGCCCGAGAAGCCGATCTCGGTCCGGATCTCCGCCGTGGACTGGGCGGAGGGCGGGATGACCGCGGACGGGGCCGTCGAGGTCGCGCACCGCCTGAAGGAGGCGGGCGTGGACATCATCGATGTCTCGGCGGGACAGACCGTCCCCTGGCAGGAGCCGGTCTACGGCCGCCAGTACCAGACCCCCTTCTCGGATCGCATCCGGCACGAAGTGGGGATCGCGACCATGGCCGTGGGCAACATCTCCTCGTTCATGGACGTGAACACGATCCTCGCGGCGGGCCGCGCGGACCTCTGCTGTCTCGCCCGTGCCCACCTCTGGGACCCATACTGGACCCGGCACGCCGCCTATGCTTCGGGGGCGCCGATCCCGTGGCCGCCGCAGTATTCGTCGCTGGACGGCTACACGCCGAGATTCGAGTGGGGGTACTAG
- a CDS encoding acyl-CoA dehydrogenase family protein, with the protein MIDLHPVRAFLEPRHLELGEGLGRYAASEFAEHAHRDDDDLARRYAREICASLGRGGWLKAIGRQDFRACSVTRETLAFYSPLADAMFALQALGSTPIALAGDERQRRLWLDRAIRGRAVAAFAMSEPEAGSDVAAMRSTAVRDGNDYVLNGVKTFISNAGIADFYLLFAVTDPAEGVAGISAFLLPADTKGFRFVRPLVMADPHPLGEIALEDCRLPAAARVGGEGEGYKLGLATLDRLRPTVGAAACGMAGRALHEALHHALSRRQFGRALADFQITQEKVGRMGTDLTAARLLVYRAAWERDGGADRTDLEAAMAKSFATEIAQGVVDDAVQILGGRGVLADHPVDRLYRSVRALRIYEGATEIQRLIIARHLLDAARGESDL; encoded by the coding sequence GTGATCGACCTCCATCCCGTCCGCGCCTTTCTCGAACCGCGGCACCTCGAACTCGGGGAGGGGCTCGGGCGCTACGCGGCGTCGGAGTTCGCGGAACACGCGCATCGGGACGATGATGATCTCGCCCGCCGCTACGCGCGGGAGATCTGCGCATCCCTGGGGCGAGGCGGCTGGCTGAAGGCGATCGGCCGACAGGACTTCCGGGCCTGTTCCGTGACGCGGGAGACGCTGGCTTTCTACTCACCGCTCGCGGACGCGATGTTCGCCCTCCAGGCGCTGGGCTCGACCCCCATCGCGCTGGCCGGCGACGAGAGGCAGCGCCGCCTGTGGCTCGACCGCGCCATCCGCGGGCGAGCCGTGGCGGCCTTCGCGATGAGCGAGCCGGAGGCGGGGTCCGACGTGGCCGCCATGCGCTCGACCGCCGTCCGCGACGGGAACGACTACGTCCTCAACGGCGTGAAGACCTTCATCTCGAACGCGGGGATCGCGGACTTCTATCTCCTGTTCGCGGTCACCGACCCGGCCGAGGGGGTTGCCGGGATCTCCGCCTTCCTCCTCCCCGCCGACACGAAGGGATTCCGCTTCGTGCGGCCGCTCGTGATGGCCGACCCCCACCCGCTGGGCGAGATCGCGCTCGAAGACTGCCGGCTTCCGGCCGCGGCCCGCGTCGGAGGCGAGGGCGAAGGGTACAAGCTCGGGCTCGCCACGCTCGATCGCCTGCGCCCCACCGTCGGCGCCGCGGCCTGCGGAATGGCGGGCCGCGCGCTGCACGAAGCGCTCCACCACGCCCTCTCGCGCCGGCAGTTCGGACGGGCGCTCGCCGATTTCCAGATCACGCAGGAGAAGGTGGGACGGATGGGCACCGACCTGACCGCCGCCCGGCTCCTCGTGTATCGAGCGGCCTGGGAGCGCGACGGCGGCGCGGACCGCACCGACCTCGAAGCCGCCATGGCAAAGTCCTTCGCGACCGAGATCGCGCAGGGCGTGGTGGACGACGCCGTGCAGATCCTCGGCGGACGCGGCGTACTGGCGGACCACCCGGTCGACCGGCTCTACCGCTCCGTGAGAGCGCTCCGCATCTACGAGGGCGCCACCGAGATCCAGCGTCTCATCATCGCGCGTCATCTGCTCGACGCCGCGCGCGGCGAGAGCGACCTCTGA
- a CDS encoding enoyl-CoA hydratase family protein yields the protein MPLNPSSFLYEVDAATSVATITLNRPERRNALTFEVYDELRNTFRALDREPGIRAVVITGAGAAFCTGGDVRDIIGPLLEMDAPELLEFTRMTCDLIVAMKECERPIVGALNGTVAGAGAVIATACDVRIATESAKIAYLFTRVGLSGADMGIAWLLPRIIGLGRATELLMTGDFLDAREALRIGLYNRVVPDGEALAAGTEWAARLAAGPTSALSVTKRALEREAHMTLVDALAEEARLQAACMEDPNFREGFRAFVEKRAAVFS from the coding sequence GTGCCTCTGAATCCGAGTTCATTCCTGTACGAGGTCGACGCGGCGACATCCGTCGCGACGATCACGCTGAACCGTCCGGAACGGCGCAATGCGCTGACCTTCGAGGTCTACGACGAACTCCGAAACACCTTCCGCGCGCTCGACCGCGAACCGGGGATCCGTGCGGTCGTGATCACGGGGGCCGGGGCCGCCTTCTGCACGGGCGGGGATGTGCGCGACATCATCGGGCCGCTCCTCGAGATGGACGCCCCGGAATTGCTCGAATTCACGCGGATGACGTGTGACCTGATCGTCGCCATGAAGGAGTGCGAGAGGCCCATCGTCGGCGCCCTGAACGGCACGGTGGCGGGGGCCGGGGCCGTGATCGCGACCGCCTGCGACGTGCGGATCGCGACCGAATCCGCGAAGATCGCCTACCTGTTCACGCGGGTCGGGCTCTCCGGCGCCGACATGGGGATCGCTTGGCTCCTGCCGCGAATCATCGGTCTCGGGCGTGCGACGGAGCTTCTGATGACGGGCGATTTCCTCGACGCACGGGAGGCGCTCCGTATCGGACTGTACAATCGGGTCGTCCCCGATGGCGAGGCGCTCGCCGCGGGGACGGAGTGGGCGGCGCGGCTGGCGGCGGGACCCACCTCCGCGCTGTCCGTCACCAAGCGCGCTCTGGAGAGGGAGGCACACATGACGTTGGTCGACGCGCTCGCCGAAGAGGCCCGCCTGCAGGCCGCCTGCATGGAGGACCCGAACTTCCGCGAGGGCTTCCGCGCCTTCGTCGAGAAGCGGGCCGCGGTGTTCTCGTGA
- a CDS encoding RidA family protein, translating to MTDVFEVLNPAALGEPRGWNHGLLAPSGGRVLFVAGQTATGSDGHVETSDFAAQFALALDRVLAVVRAAGGEPSHIGRMTIYVTDLAAYRDARSELGTAWRARLGRHYPAMALVEVSGLVDAGAQVEIEATAVLP from the coding sequence GTGACCGATGTGTTCGAGGTTCTGAACCCGGCCGCGCTGGGCGAGCCGCGGGGCTGGAATCACGGCCTCCTCGCCCCCTCCGGCGGGCGCGTACTGTTCGTGGCCGGGCAGACCGCGACCGGATCGGACGGACACGTCGAGACTTCGGACTTCGCCGCGCAGTTCGCGCTCGCGCTCGACCGCGTGCTGGCGGTGGTGCGGGCGGCGGGCGGAGAGCCCTCGCACATCGGACGGATGACCATCTACGTGACGGATCTCGCCGCCTACCGGGACGCCCGTTCGGAGCTTGGGACCGCGTGGCGCGCCCGGTTGGGCCGGCACTATCCCGCCATGGCGCTCGTCGAGGTCAGCGGGCTCGTCGATGCCGGCGCGCAGGTCGAGATCGAAGCGACCGCCGTCCTGCCGTGA
- a CDS encoding SDR family NAD(P)-dependent oxidoreductase produces the protein MSLAGRGALVTGGGRGIGAATARTLADRGVRLVLAARSTPEIEAVAAELRDGGGEAWAMTCDVSDPANVEDLCREAEQRLGAVDILVNNAGVASSAAVVKLAPEEWERLWRINATGALLAMQGVLPGMLERGWGRIVNVASVAALRGARYIAAYAASKHALLGLTRSAAAEVAGAGVTVNAVCPGYVDTPMTDATIENIVKRTEMAETDAVEAILATTPQRRLIAPGEVAASIAFLCEDEARSINGQTVVLDGGATAALP, from the coding sequence GTGAGTCTTGCCGGACGTGGCGCGCTTGTCACGGGCGGGGGGCGCGGCATCGGGGCCGCGACGGCACGGACGCTGGCGGATCGAGGCGTCCGGCTGGTGCTGGCGGCGCGGAGCACGCCGGAGATCGAGGCTGTCGCGGCCGAGCTGCGGGACGGTGGAGGCGAGGCGTGGGCGATGACGTGCGACGTGTCGGATCCGGCGAACGTGGAGGACCTGTGCCGCGAGGCCGAGCAGCGGCTCGGCGCCGTGGACATCCTCGTGAACAATGCCGGCGTGGCCAGTTCCGCGGCCGTCGTGAAGCTCGCCCCGGAGGAGTGGGAGCGGCTGTGGCGCATCAACGCGACCGGCGCGCTTCTCGCAATGCAGGGCGTGCTGCCCGGCATGCTGGAACGCGGCTGGGGCCGGATCGTGAACGTGGCCTCCGTCGCCGCGCTGCGCGGGGCGCGCTACATCGCCGCCTACGCCGCATCGAAACACGCCCTGCTCGGACTCACGCGCTCCGCCGCGGCCGAGGTAGCGGGAGCCGGGGTCACGGTGAACGCGGTCTGTCCCGGCTACGTCGACACGCCGATGACGGACGCCACGATCGAGAACATCGTGAAGCGAACGGAGATGGCGGAGACGGACGCCGTCGAGGCGATCCTTGCGACGACGCCGCAGCGGCGACTCATCGCCCCCGGGGAGGTCGCGGCATCGATTGCGTTCCTGTGCGAAGACGAAGCGCGGAGCATCAACGGTCAGACCGTCGTGCTGGACGGCGGCGCCACGGCGGCTCTCCCGTGA
- a CDS encoding creatininase family protein produces MTVNRLSDLTWEEVGALDLDRTVAILPVGATEAHGPHLPLDTDVTIAEAMAEAGARRLSAAGLEIVLLDGLPYTPAAFSARFPGTIDIGAATFTALLVDIAASLRRAGIATLAIANAHFDPANLEALHAAAAAVGGGDSIRVVFPDLTRRPWGSRLTEEFRSGACHAGRYEGSILLARDPGRVREEIMRGLDDNPVSLSAAIRAGLGDFAEAGGTRAYFGYPSQATAEEGRATIETLGEILAEAVREALGEEVREALGEEKK; encoded by the coding sequence ATGACTGTGAACAGGCTTTCGGACCTCACCTGGGAGGAAGTCGGGGCCCTCGACCTCGATCGAACGGTGGCGATCCTGCCCGTGGGAGCGACCGAAGCGCACGGCCCCCACCTGCCGCTCGACACCGACGTCACCATCGCGGAAGCGATGGCGGAAGCCGGCGCGCGGCGACTCTCGGCCGCGGGTCTGGAGATCGTGCTCCTCGACGGCCTCCCGTACACGCCCGCCGCGTTCTCCGCGAGGTTTCCCGGCACGATCGATATCGGGGCCGCGACGTTCACCGCCCTCCTCGTCGACATCGCCGCCAGCCTGCGCCGGGCCGGGATCGCCACCCTGGCGATCGCGAACGCCCACTTCGACCCCGCCAACCTCGAGGCGCTTCACGCCGCGGCGGCGGCGGTCGGCGGGGGGGATTCCATTCGCGTCGTGTTTCCCGATCTGACGCGCCGGCCGTGGGGGAGCCGGCTCACCGAGGAGTTCCGGAGCGGGGCCTGCCACGCCGGGCGGTACGAGGGCTCGATCCTCCTCGCCCGCGATCCCGGCCGCGTGCGCGAGGAGATCATGCGCGGACTGGACGACAATCCCGTCTCCCTCTCCGCCGCGATCCGGGCCGGGCTGGGAGATTTCGCGGAGGCGGGGGGGACGCGGGCGTATTTCGGCTATCCGTCACAGGCGACGGCGGAAGAGGGACGTGCTACCATTGAGACGCTCGGCGAGATCCTCGCCGAGGCAGTGAGGGAAGCCCTGGGAGAGGAAGTGAGGGAAGCCCTGGGAGAGGAAAAGAAGTGA
- a CDS encoding benzoate-CoA ligase family protein, with the protein MRDAAPQPIFDPPERFNIAEYFLGDRIREGRGGRRALLTDGGEVTYAEVDALANRYGHLLRSAGVRPEERVLIALPDGPDFVGALFGTLRIGAVGVMLNPFLRRDEISYFFRYTRGAVLLVDSGRAPFFREGISAAPASAAAHEAGIPWDETPSAPRETFVVDEPAFAERLRAQPATLEPCPTHRDDAALWLFSGGTTGRPKGVVQTHASFANTTESYGKRVLGLTEDDITLSVPKLFFGYATGSNLFFPFAVGATAALFPERCTPDVLFERIARFRPTVLVNVPTMIRHMVAHPDAAASDLSSLRLATSAGEALPPELHRRWRDRWGVTLLDGLGTAEMWHIFLSNRPDEVHPGTLGRAVPGFEVRVCDDEGRELPDGEVGWLWVRGGSRALGYWQRAGATAEAFRGEWYVSGDMIVRDERGVFRYCGRGDDMLKVKGKWLSPGEVEDCLLQHPAVAEAAVVGVPTPEGLLEPVAWIVPTKPAAARVGELAPELREFVGSRLSSYKTPAAVHVAADLPRTHLGKVDRAALRDRSRT; encoded by the coding sequence ATGCGAGACGCCGCGCCGCAGCCGATCTTCGATCCGCCCGAGCGCTTCAACATCGCCGAGTACTTCCTGGGCGACCGCATTCGGGAAGGGCGGGGCGGCCGCCGCGCGCTGCTCACGGACGGCGGCGAGGTCACCTACGCGGAAGTCGACGCGCTGGCGAACCGCTACGGCCACCTCCTGCGCAGCGCGGGCGTGCGGCCGGAGGAGCGGGTTCTCATCGCGCTCCCGGACGGACCGGACTTCGTCGGCGCCCTCTTCGGCACGCTGCGGATCGGCGCCGTGGGCGTCATGCTGAACCCGTTTCTCCGGCGCGACGAGATTTCCTACTTCTTTCGGTACACGCGCGGCGCCGTCCTTCTCGTGGATTCGGGCCGCGCGCCCTTCTTCCGCGAGGGGATCTCCGCGGCGCCGGCATCCGCGGCGGCTCATGAAGCCGGCATCCCCTGGGACGAGACGCCCTCCGCTCCGCGCGAGACCTTCGTCGTGGACGAGCCGGCCTTTGCGGAACGGCTTCGCGCCCAGCCCGCGACGCTGGAACCCTGCCCGACCCACCGGGACGATGCCGCCCTCTGGCTGTTCAGCGGGGGAACGACAGGACGCCCGAAGGGCGTCGTGCAGACGCACGCCTCGTTCGCGAACACGACGGAGAGCTACGGCAAGCGGGTGCTGGGCCTCACGGAAGACGACATCACCCTCTCCGTCCCCAAGCTGTTCTTCGGCTACGCCACAGGGTCCAACCTCTTCTTCCCCTTCGCGGTCGGTGCGACCGCAGCCCTCTTCCCGGAGCGCTGCACTCCGGACGTCCTGTTCGAGAGGATCGCACGATTCCGCCCCACGGTGCTCGTCAACGTCCCCACCATGATCCGGCACATGGTGGCGCACCCGGACGCCGCCGCCAGCGATCTGTCGAGCCTTCGTCTCGCGACCTCGGCGGGTGAGGCGCTCCCGCCCGAACTTCACCGGCGCTGGCGCGACCGCTGGGGGGTGACGCTCCTGGACGGCCTGGGGACCGCGGAGATGTGGCACATCTTCCTCAGCAACCGTCCGGACGAGGTACATCCGGGAACGCTGGGGCGTGCGGTCCCCGGTTTCGAGGTGCGGGTCTGCGACGACGAGGGCCGCGAGCTGCCGGACGGTGAAGTGGGTTGGCTGTGGGTGCGCGGAGGATCGCGCGCGCTGGGGTACTGGCAGCGGGCCGGGGCGACGGCGGAGGCCTTCCGGGGGGAATGGTACGTGTCGGGCGACATGATCGTCCGCGATGAACGCGGGGTGTTCCGCTACTGCGGTCGTGGCGACGACATGCTCAAGGTCAAGGGAAAGTGGCTCTCCCCCGGGGAGGTGGAGGATTGTCTGCTGCAACACCCCGCCGTCGCGGAGGCGGCCGTCGTCGGCGTGCCGACTCCCGAGGGTCTTCTGGAGCCGGTCGCCTGGATCGTTCCGACGAAACCGGCTGCCGCAAGAGTCGGCGAGCTGGCGCCGGAACTCAGGGAATTCGTCGGTTCGCGGCTGTCCTCGTACAAGACGCCGGCCGCCGTTCACGTCGCGGCGGATCTGCCCCGGACGCACCTCGGAAAGGTCGACCGCGCCGCACTCCGCGATCGATCCCGGACCTGA